In Fusarium oxysporum Fo47 chromosome XII, complete sequence, one DNA window encodes the following:
- a CDS encoding Alpha/Beta hydrolase protein, producing MDYESRNFRKSLWQYESPLTPIYQNSLPILVYRARQNHEFTDFAFICGAARFPVHKVVVCSQSKVFHIACTGLFKESSTNEYDLSESSVDHVKWLIDFLYMGTYHMKFSKDSTLADHIYMFALGDMYSIEPLAQYAAEQFRIGISHAQKLEDVLPLIPQVYNSTPEHRQELREQVVKFMRCPVRGKKEAIESREWYDDMAEQCPDFIKDLLFSYLEWPDPPQIPLKDTDSPQASTFQVHQSSLFPEHTIRIREQVDDSICDARVKQYTGWLDVGNQHLFFWYFESKNAPKTDPLVLWLTGGPGGSSMLGLLQELGPCLINEHGNGTIHNPYGWNENANYIFVDQPAGVGFSYLDEGEPIPTNSFLAAESMHKFLQLFVSQVFPDLAHRPFHISGESYGGHYIPVLGATIVAQNNLYPKRPQVNLESVLIGNGYVSPLDTHFGYWETLCTTNPGVDKPVFNSTRCDIMAANLPRCLDLARVCYEHPDHAICSAAWKVCWDGVISWYDDESGAGGNRNRFDITAPCESHDDMCYKEAALIEKYLNSPKVFDALGVPSAVTNYSIASEDVAIAFTLGYDQEISTQSQILYLLNHDIDVLMYQGNLDLACNTAGNLRWSNSMPWKGQPEYVAQRPKSWGVGGDEFGWYKEVKIKMGDDDKKTTFSFATVDGAGHMVPQGKPKEALELVNRWLKKRTFRN from the exons ATGGACTATGAAAGTAGAAACTTTCGAAAGAGCCTCTGGCAGTATGAATCCCCCTTGACTCCCATCTATCAGAACAGCTTACCAATTCTTGTCTACAGAGCCAGACAGAACCATGAGTTCACGGACTTTGCCTTCATCTGCGGAGCCGCTCGATTCCCAGTCCACAAGGTCGTCGTCTGCAGTCAATCAAAGGTCTTTCATATAGCATGCACTGGGCTGTTCAAG GAATCTTCCACAAACGAGTACGATCTGTCAGAATCTTCTGTGGACCATGTAAAATGGCTGATTGATTTCCTTTACATGGGAACATACCATATGAAATTCTCCAAGGATTCAACTCTCGCCGACCACATTTACATGTTCGCGCTTGGTGATATGTACAGCATTGAACCACTTGCTCAATATGCAGCGGAGCAGTTTCGTATCGGCATTTCCCACGCTCAGAAGTTGGAAGACGTTCTCCCTTTGATCCCCCAGGTCTATAACTCAACCCCAGAGCATCGCCAGGAACTGCGGGAACAGGTCGTAAAGTTCATGAGGTGCCCGGTTCGTGGAAAAAAGGAGGCAATAGAGTCAAGAGAATGGTATGACGACATGGCTGAACAGTGCCCCGACTTCATCAAGGACCTGCTTTTTAGTTACTTGGAATGGCCTGATCCTCCACAG ATACCACTCAAGGACACAGACTCACCGCAAGCCTCCACGTTCCAAGTTCACCAAAGCTCGCTATTTCCAGAGCATACGATCCGCATCAGAGAGCAGGTTGACGACTCCATATGCGACGCCCGCGTGAAGCAGTACACCGGCTGGCTCGATGTCGGCAATCAGCATCTTTTCTTTTGGTACTTTGAGAGCAAGAACGCACCGAAAACAGACCCTCTTGTGCTTTGGTTGACTGGAGGCCCTGGCGGTTCATCAATGCTGGGATTGCTCCAAGAGCTTGGACCGTGTCTGATCAACGAACATGGTAATGGAACGATTCATAACCCTTATGGGTGGAATGAGAATGCCAACTATATCTTTGTCGACCAGCctgctggtgttggtttCTCTTACTTGGATGAAGGGGAGCCAATTCCAACAAACTCGTTCCTCGCAGCTGAGAGCATGCATAAGTTCTTGCAGCTGTTTGTGAGCCAAGTCTTTCCAGATCTCGCTCATAGGCCCTTCCATATCTCCGGGGAGAGTTACGGG GGCCACTACATCCCCGTCCTGGGAGCGACTATTGTTGCACAGAACAACCTCTACCCCAAGCGTCCCCAAGTCAATCTTGAGTCAGTCCTCATCGGCAACGGTTATGTCTCACCTTTGGACACCCATTTCGGATACTGGGAAACGCTCTGCACCACAAATCCCGGTGTTGACAAGCCTGTCTTCAACAGTACACGCTGTGATATTATGGCTGCGAACCTTCCACGGTGCCTCGACCTCGCTCGCGTATGCTATGAGCATCCCGACCATGCTATCTGCAGTGCCGCATGGAAGGTCTGTTGGGATGGAGTCATTAGTTGGTACGATGACGAATCTGGGGCTGGCGGCAATAGGAACAGATTCGACATCACCGCGCCCTGTGAATCTCACGATGACATGTGCTATAAGGAAGCAGCACTGATTGAGAAGTATCTCAACTCCCCTAAGGTCTTTGATGCCTTGGGTGTACCCAGTGCAGTGACGAACTACTCCATTGCCTCAGAAGACGTTGCGATCGCATTCACTTTGGGTTATGACCAAGAAATTAGCACTCAGTCCCAGATTCTGTACCTGCTCAACCACGACATTGACGTGTTGATGTATCAAGGAAACCTGGACCTTGCCTGCAACACTGCCGGTAACTTGAGATGGAGTAACAGTATGCCCTGGAAGGGACAGCCGGAGTATGTTGCGCAAAGACCGAAGTCCTGGGGAGTTGGAGGCGATGAGTTTGGATGGTATAAAgaggtcaagatcaagatgggTGATGACGACAAGAAGACAACGTTCTCTTTCGCTACTGTCGATGGAGCTGGTCATATG GTTCCACAGGGCAAGCCGAAGGAGGCTCTGGAGTTGGTGAACAGGTGGTTGAAAAAGCGAACATTCAGAAACTGA
- a CDS encoding S-adenosyl-L-methionine-dependent methyltransferase has translation MSAVADVTQGDSVPSQDMLAPTHWENTEATDNSDSDSALGDDAASSTASINSSILEYRTINGRTYHAERGDAQYWASNDNQASEALDIIHHTSTLIMDGKLFLAPVKEPSKVLDIGTGTGIWAMDFGDEFPEAEVIGTDISPIQPTWVPPNVKFEIEDFTLDWTFPPNSADFVHLRFLYGSVPDWYALYERAYQVTKPGGWIESHEGDPMGRSDDDSLKPGSAIAEWGKFFHEGGKKLGRVFTPLPDNMQEKGLKAAGFVDIQSKTIKVPVGDWPQDERLKEIGRFTTMSILSDVEGHISFMATLLEGWTQEQVHLYCAQLRRELKSKKPAHAYYLQRFVWGRKPAEGETTATG, from the exons ATGAGCGCCGTAGCAGACGTTACACAGGGCGACAGTGTCCCCTCGCAGGACATGCTGGCCCCGACGCACTGGGAG AACACTGAAGCTACCGATAACTCAGATTCCGACTCTGCGCTAGGCGACGACGCTGCTAGTTCTACCGCCAGTATCAACTCCAGCATTCTCGAGTACCGGACCATCAACGGGCGGACATACCACGCCGAGCGAGGCGATGCCCAGTACTGGGCGTCCAACGACAACCAGGCCTCTGAGGCTCTGGACATTATCCATCATACTTCCACGTTGATCATGGACGGCAAGCTCTTCCTCGCTCCCGTCAAAGAGCCCAGCAAAGTCCTCGACATCGGAACCGGCACTGGGATTTGGGCCATGGACTTTGGCGATGAGTTCCCCGAGGCGGAGGTCATCGGTACAGACATCTCGCCCATCCAGCCAAC CTGGGTTCCCCCGAACGTCAAGTTCGAGATCGAAGACTTCACCCTCGACTGGACGTTCCCTCCAAACTCCGCCGACTTCGTCCACCTCCGTTTCCTCTACGGCAGCGTGCCCGACTGGTACGCCTTGTACGAGCGCGCGTACCAAGTAACCAAGCCCGGCGGCTGGATCGAATCCCACGAAGGTGACCCCATGGGCCGCAGCGACGACGACAGTCTCAAACCTGGTAGCGCCATTGCAGAATGGGGCAAGTTCTTCCATGAAGGCGGCAAGAAGCTCGGTCGCGTGTTCACCCCTCTCCCAGATAATATGCAGGAGAAGGGTCTCAAGGCCGCTGGTTTCGTGGACATCCAGTCCAAGACGATCAAGGTTCCTGTTGGCGATTGGCCGCAAGATGAACGACTCAAGGAGATTGGAAGGTTCACAACAATGAGCATTCTATCCGATGTAGAGGGACACATCTCGTTCATGGCTACGCTTCTTGAGGGATGGACTCAGGAACAGGTCCATCTGTACTGTGCCCAGCTGAGGAGGGAgttgaagtccaagaagccGGCGCACGCTTACTACTTGCAACGTTTTGTTTGGGGACGCAAGCCAGCCGAGGGTGAGACTACAGCGACAGGGTAG
- a CDS encoding uncharacterized protein (expressed protein): MEQLVNVEDPDPGVTGKQEDASILSANGMPSRTFHPFPRLPIELRLKIWKRSCFLFADNEHGLHYIDLLSLRDSKLPVVRYGKGESMKMTALHPDFKTSPEIQESIRHANISAYIWGVGLWKACKESREVIATHFQLKVWRGIQDEGLGPLDVDESLSKACQLYPRYIKFLSDIEGEDMSGTGSDDRDAVHDRKLRLPTCLFP; the protein is encoded by the coding sequence ATGGAACAACTCGTGAACGTCGAAGATCCTGATCCCGGTGTTACAGGCAAGCAAGAAGACGCGTCAATCCTCTCGGCCAACGGAATGCCTTCACGTACTTTCCATCCATTCCCAAGGCTTCCGATAGAACTGCGACTTAAGATTTGGAAAAGgtcttgttttcttttcgCGGATAACGAGCATGGCCTACACTACATCGACCTACTATCCCTCAGGGATAGCAAGCTACCTGTGGTAAGGTATGGAAAAGGGGAATCAATGAAGATGACAGCTCTTCATCCCGATTTCAAGACCTCGCCTGAAATTCAGGAGTCTATCCGTCACGCCAATATATCTGCTTACATTTGGGGTGTTGGTCTCTGGAAAGCCTGTAAAGAGTCGAGAGAGGTTATTGCCACGCACTTTCAACTCAAGGTTTGGCGCGGTATTCAGGATGAAGGTCTCGGCCCCCTCGACGTTGACGAAAGCTTGAGCAAGGCTTGCCAACTGTATCCCCGATACATCAAGTTCCTGAGCGATATTGAGGGGGAGGATATGTCCGGGACGGGATCTGACGACAGAGATGCAGTTCATGATCGAAAGCTTCGTCTTCCTACCTGTCTCTTCCCCTGA
- a CDS encoding BTB/POZ protein, with the protein MIPLEDRLRMQKARESGEFTDFAFVCEGQTINVHKIIIYGQSTVFQRACTGEFKEASSGIYDMNDHPLDVVNGMVEYLYTGTYGVPDDADLLTHATMFTLADKYGIGGLQELASKKYLECLDESCNYHDFASSISQVYNLPRETSKTLRVTALVIARDNMGTALAATELAKILDEFLYECPEFARDLLSLSLRFSHIGTCDSFSCDSRGTVPIEIFQYRCPKCGKGAASAGLSFRSWSKLLDYEFGDDENVSIGKDTGYRRWYRMR; encoded by the exons ATGATTCCTCTTGAAGACAGACTCCGTATGCAGAA AGCGCGCGAAAGTGGCGAGTTCACCGACTTCGCCTTCGTCTGCGAAGGGCAAACAATCAACGTtcacaagatcatcatctACGGCCAGTCCACGGTCTTTCAGAGAGCATGCACTGGGGAGTTCAAG GAAGCTTCTTCCGGGATATATGACATGAACGATCATCCCCTTGATGTAGTGAATGGGATGGTAGAATACCTCTACACTGGAACCTATGGGGTTCCAGATGACGCTGACCTGTTGACTCATGCAACCATGTTCACCTTAGCAGACAAGTACGGCATTGGCGGCCTACAAGAGCTTGCGAGTAAGAAGTACCTGGAATGCTTGGACGAAAGCTGCAACTATCACGATTTCGCCAGTTCGATCTCGCAAGTTTACAACCTCCCTAGGGAGACATCCAAGACCCTTCGAGTTACGGCACTAGTCATTGCTAGAGACAATATGGGGACCGCACTGGCTGCAACTGAGCTGGCAAAGATCCTTGATGAGTTCTTGTACGAATGTCCAGAGTTTGCGAGAGACCTTCTGAGTCTCTCTCTCCGATTCTCGCACATCGGGACTTGCGATAGCTTCTCTTGTGACTCACGCGGTACCGTTCCGATCGAAATCTTCCAATATCGATGCCCAAAATGTGGAAAAGGGGCCGCCAGCGCAGGGCTGAGCTTCCGCTCGTGGAGTAAGCTATTGGACTACGAGTTTGGTGACGATGAGAATGTCTCGATTGGAAAGGATACGGGTTACCGTAGATGGTATAGGATGAGATAA